A region of Streptomyces deccanensis DNA encodes the following proteins:
- a CDS encoding type III pantothenate kinase, whose product MLLTIDVGNTHTVLGLFDGEDIVEHWRISTDARRTADELAVLLQGLMGMHPLLGEELGDGIDGIAICATVPSVLHELREVTRRYYGDVPAVLVEPGVKTGVPILTDNPKEVGADRIINAVAAVELYGGPAVVVDFGTATTFDAVSARGEYVGGVIAPGIEISVEALGVKGAQLRKIEVARPRSVIGKNTVEAMQSGIVYGFAGQVDGVVSRMVRELADDPEDVTVIATGGLAPMVLGESSVIDEHEPWLTLIGLRLVYERNASRL is encoded by the coding sequence ATGCTGCTGACCATCGACGTGGGCAACACCCACACCGTCCTCGGTCTGTTCGACGGCGAGGACATCGTCGAACACTGGCGCATCTCCACGGACGCGCGCCGCACCGCCGACGAACTGGCGGTCCTCCTCCAGGGTCTCATGGGCATGCACCCGCTGCTGGGCGAGGAGCTGGGCGACGGCATCGACGGCATCGCGATCTGCGCGACCGTGCCGTCGGTGCTGCACGAACTGCGCGAGGTGACCCGCCGCTACTACGGCGACGTCCCCGCGGTCCTCGTCGAGCCGGGGGTGAAGACGGGCGTCCCGATCCTCACCGACAACCCCAAGGAGGTCGGCGCCGACCGCATCATCAACGCCGTCGCCGCCGTCGAGCTGTACGGCGGGCCGGCCGTCGTCGTGGACTTCGGTACGGCGACGACGTTCGACGCGGTCAGCGCGCGCGGTGAGTACGTCGGCGGGGTCATCGCGCCGGGCATCGAGATCTCCGTCGAGGCGCTCGGCGTCAAGGGCGCCCAGCTCCGCAAGATCGAGGTCGCCCGGCCGCGCAGCGTCATCGGCAAGAACACGGTCGAGGCCATGCAGTCCGGCATCGTCTACGGGTTCGCCGGGCAGGTCGACGGCGTGGTGAGCCGCATGGTCCGCGAACTGGCCGACGACCCCGAGGACGTGACGGTCATCGCCACGGGCGGGCTCGCGCCGATGGTGCTGGGTGAGTCCTCGGTGATCGACGAACACGAGCCGTGGCTGACCCTGATCGGCCTCCGCCTGGTCTACGAACGCAACGCGTCACGCCTCTGA
- a CDS encoding BlaI/MecI/CopY family transcriptional regulator has translation MTRVWKWNRPVTVREVLEDLQRERSIAYTTVMTVLDNLHQKGWVRREAEGRAYRYEAVSTRAAYAAALMNEAWSQSDNPAAALVAFFGMMSEEQRQALTDAVRIVQGPPPGKPEPAAPAAPVRETPVETADESVESSGETQGTPGESPDLPGR, from the coding sequence ATGACGCGGGTGTGGAAGTGGAACCGCCCGGTGACGGTTCGGGAAGTCCTGGAAGACCTTCAGCGGGAACGGTCCATCGCCTACACCACCGTGATGACCGTTCTGGACAATCTCCATCAGAAGGGCTGGGTGCGCCGGGAGGCGGAGGGCCGGGCCTATCGATATGAGGCGGTCTCCACTCGCGCCGCCTACGCGGCCGCACTCATGAACGAAGCCTGGTCGCAGAGCGACAACCCCGCCGCCGCGCTCGTCGCCTTCTTCGGGATGATGAGCGAGGAACAGCGACAGGCGCTCACCGACGCCGTACGCATCGTGCAGGGCCCGCCCCCAGGCAAACCCGAACCCGCCGCGCCCGCCGCCCCCGTCCGCGAAACCCCTGTTGAAACCGCCGACGAATCCGTCGAATCGTCCGGTGAAACACAGGGGACCCCCGGCGAATCACCGGATCTCCCCGGGCGATAG
- a CDS encoding amino-acid N-acetyltransferase — translation MPATSPEATTKAITVRRARTSDVPHVRDLLDSYVQRRILLDKATVTLYEDIQEFWVAERDDNAQVVGCGALHVMWEDLAEVRTLAVNPDAKGLGVGHQLLEKLLHTARWLGVRRVFCLTFEVEFFAKHGFVEIGETPVDTDVYAELLRSYDEGVAEFLGLERVKPNTLGNSRMLLHL, via the coding sequence ATGCCAGCAACGAGTCCCGAAGCCACCACAAAAGCCATCACCGTCAGGCGGGCTCGGACCAGCGATGTCCCGCACGTGCGCGACCTCCTCGACTCCTACGTCCAGCGCCGCATCCTGCTCGACAAAGCCACGGTCACGCTTTACGAGGACATCCAGGAGTTCTGGGTCGCGGAACGGGACGACAACGCCCAGGTCGTGGGCTGCGGCGCCCTGCACGTCATGTGGGAAGACCTCGCGGAAGTCCGCACTCTCGCGGTGAACCCGGACGCCAAGGGTCTCGGCGTCGGTCACCAGTTGCTGGAGAAGTTGCTGCACACCGCTCGCTGGCTGGGTGTTCGACGGGTTTTCTGTCTGACCTTCGAAGTCGAGTTCTTCGCGAAGCACGGGTTCGTGGAGATCGGTGAGACTCCCGTCGACACCGATGTCTACGCGGAGCTGCTGCGTTCCTATGACGAGGGCGTCGCGGAGTTCCTCGGTCTCGAACGAGTGAAACCGAACACCTTGGGCAACAGCCGGATGCTTCTGCATCTGTGA
- a CDS encoding histone-like nucleoid-structuring protein Lsr2, translating to MAQKVQVLLVDDLDGGEADETVTFALDGKTYEIDLTTANADKLRGLLDPYVKGGRRTGGRAAGGRGKARAASGGSQDTAAIRAWAKENGYDVNDRGRVPASIREAYEKANG from the coding sequence GTGGCACAGAAGGTTCAGGTCCTTCTTGTCGACGACCTCGACGGCGGCGAGGCGGACGAGACCGTGACGTTCGCGCTGGACGGCAAGACGTACGAGATCGACCTCACGACCGCCAACGCGGACAAGCTCCGTGGCCTTCTCGACCCCTACGTCAAGGGTGGTCGGCGTACCGGAGGCCGTGCGGCGGGTGGGCGCGGCAAGGCCCGTGCCGCTTCCGGCGGCAGCCAGGACACCGCGGCCATCCGCGCCTGGGCGAAGGAGAACGGCTACGACGTCAACGACCGCGGTCGCGTCCCCGCCTCCATCCGCGAGGCCTACGAGAAGGCCAACGGCTGA
- a CDS encoding SCO3374 family protein: MAIVPLPRRPLDPSASSAVAPRDVPGEGPCDAVRWWYENDLGWATVPGTPLHLITGLRFDVLDVPAEAGVAALRHLGPVPGPGSPVALCGGRMLLLVAAGSAEELPGLLQWLDWGGLDLDLTAVGTGGHLVAPTPPGGAERGGGVRGADGSQGAAEWVRPPEPGCEVEPSLPSISALGGGGGAPDLVRVVDTVATHCHRVRLRRASTGPSESQPLAFS; encoded by the coding sequence ATGGCCATCGTCCCCCTTCCCCGCCGACCGCTCGACCCGAGCGCTTCCTCGGCCGTCGCCCCACGCGATGTTCCGGGTGAGGGCCCGTGCGACGCGGTGCGGTGGTGGTACGAGAACGATCTCGGCTGGGCGACCGTGCCCGGGACGCCCCTGCATCTCATTACGGGGCTGCGCTTCGATGTGCTCGACGTCCCCGCGGAAGCGGGGGTCGCGGCGCTCCGGCATCTGGGGCCGGTGCCCGGTCCGGGTTCACCGGTGGCGCTGTGCGGCGGGCGGATGCTGCTGCTGGTCGCCGCCGGGAGCGCGGAGGAGCTGCCGGGGCTGTTGCAGTGGCTGGACTGGGGCGGCCTCGACCTGGACCTCACTGCCGTCGGAACGGGCGGTCACCTGGTCGCGCCGACGCCTCCGGGCGGAGCCGAAAGGGGTGGGGGCGTGCGCGGGGCGGACGGTTCACAGGGGGCCGCCGAGTGGGTGCGGCCCCCCGAGCCGGGGTGCGAGGTCGAACCCTCGCTGCCGAGCATCTCGGCGTTGGGGGGCGGTGGGGGCGCCCCCGACCTCGTGCGAGTGGTGGACACGGTGGCGACGCACTGCCACCGCGTCCGGCTGCGGCGCGCGAGCACCGGGCCGTCGGAATCTCAGCCGTTGGCCTTCTCGTAG
- a CDS encoding ATP-dependent Clp protease ATP-binding subunit, protein MFERFTDRARRVVVLAQEEARMLNHNYIGTEHILLGLIHEGEGVAAKALESLGISLEAVRQQVEEIIGQGQQAPSGHIPFTPRAKKVLELSLREALQLGHNYIGTEHILLGLIREGEGVAAQVLVKLGADLNRVRQQVIQLLSGYQGKETATAGGPAEGTPSTSLVLDQFGRNLTQAARESKLDPVIGREKEIERVMQVLSRRTKNNPVLIGEPGVGKTAVVEGLAQAIVKGEVPETLKDKHLYTLDLGALVAGSRYRGDFEERLKKVLKEIRTRGDIILFIDELHTLVGAGAAEGAIDAASILKPMLARGELQTIGATTLDEYRKHLEKDAALERRFQPIQVAEPSLPHTIEILKGLRDRYEAHHRVSITDEALVQAATLADRYISDRFLPDKAIDLIDEAGSRMRIRRMTAPPDLREFDEKIAGVRRDKESAIDSQDFEKAASLRDKEKQLLAAKAKREKEWKAGDMDVVAEVDGELIAEVLATATGIPVFKLTEEESSRLLRMEDELHKRVIGQVDAVKALSKAIRRTRAGLKDPKRPGGSFIFAGPSGVGKTELSKALAEFLFGDEDALISLDMSEFSEKHTVSRLFGSPPGYVGYEEGGQLTEKVRRKPFSVVLFDEVEKAHPDIFNSLLQILEDGRLTDSQGRVVDFKNTVIIMTTNLGTRDISKGFNLGFAASGDKKTNYERMKNKVSDELKQHFRPEFLNRVDDVVVFPQLTQEDILAIVDLMIGKVDERLKDRDMGLELSQSAKELLSKKGYDPVLGARPLRRTIQREIEDTLSEKILFGELRPGHIVVVDTEGEGETQTFTFRGEEKAALPDVPPIEQAAGGAGPNLSKDA, encoded by the coding sequence ATGTTCGAGAGGTTCACCGACCGCGCGCGGCGGGTTGTCGTCCTGGCTCAGGAAGAAGCCCGGATGCTCAACCACAACTACATCGGCACCGAGCACATCCTCCTGGGCCTGATCCACGAGGGTGAGGGTGTCGCCGCTAAGGCCCTGGAGAGCCTCGGGATTTCGCTCGAGGCGGTCCGCCAGCAGGTGGAGGAGATCATCGGGCAGGGGCAGCAGGCTCCGTCCGGCCACATCCCCTTCACCCCCCGTGCCAAGAAGGTCCTGGAGCTGTCGCTCCGCGAGGCCCTTCAGCTGGGCCACAACTACATCGGCACGGAGCACATCCTGCTCGGCCTGATCCGTGAGGGCGAGGGCGTCGCCGCCCAGGTCCTGGTCAAGCTGGGCGCAGATCTCAACCGGGTGCGGCAGCAGGTCATCCAGCTGCTCTCCGGTTACCAGGGCAAGGAGACCGCCACCGCCGGCGGCCCCGCCGAGGGCACCCCCTCCACCTCCCTGGTCCTCGACCAGTTCGGCCGGAACCTCACCCAGGCCGCTCGTGAGTCCAAGCTCGACCCGGTCATCGGGCGCGAGAAGGAGATCGAGCGGGTCATGCAGGTGCTGTCCCGCCGTACCAAGAACAACCCGGTCCTGATCGGTGAGCCCGGCGTCGGCAAGACCGCCGTCGTCGAGGGCCTCGCCCAGGCCATCGTCAAGGGCGAGGTGCCCGAGACCCTCAAGGACAAGCACCTCTACACCCTCGACCTCGGCGCGCTGGTCGCCGGCTCCCGCTACCGCGGTGACTTCGAGGAGCGCCTGAAGAAGGTGCTCAAGGAGATCCGCACCCGCGGTGACATCATCCTGTTCATCGACGAGCTGCACACGCTGGTCGGTGCGGGTGCCGCCGAGGGCGCCATCGACGCCGCTTCGATCCTGAAGCCGATGCTGGCCCGCGGTGAGCTGCAGACCATCGGTGCCACCACGCTGGACGAGTACCGCAAGCACCTGGAGAAGGACGCGGCCCTGGAGCGCCGCTTCCAGCCCATCCAGGTCGCCGAGCCCTCGCTCCCGCACACCATCGAGATCCTCAAGGGCCTCCGTGACCGGTACGAGGCGCACCACCGCGTCTCCATCACGGACGAGGCCCTGGTGCAGGCGGCGACGCTCGCCGACCGGTACATCTCGGACCGCTTCCTGCCGGACAAGGCGATCGACCTGATCGACGAGGCCGGTTCCCGGATGCGCATCCGCCGGATGACCGCGCCGCCGGACCTCCGCGAGTTCGACGAGAAGATCGCCGGTGTCCGCCGGGACAAGGAGTCCGCGATCGACTCGCAGGACTTCGAGAAGGCCGCCTCCCTGCGCGACAAGGAGAAGCAGCTCCTCGCCGCGAAGGCCAAGCGGGAGAAGGAGTGGAAGGCCGGCGACATGGACGTCGTCGCCGAGGTCGACGGCGAGCTGATCGCCGAGGTCCTCGCGACCGCCACCGGCATCCCCGTCTTCAAGCTGACCGAGGAGGAGTCCTCGCGTCTGCTGCGCATGGAGGACGAGCTCCACAAGCGGGTCATCGGCCAGGTCGACGCCGTCAAGGCGCTGTCGAAGGCGATCCGTCGTACGCGCGCCGGTCTGAAGGACCCGAAGCGTCCCGGTGGTTCGTTCATCTTCGCCGGCCCGTCCGGTGTCGGTAAGACCGAGCTGTCCAAGGCGCTCGCCGAGTTCCTCTTCGGTGACGAGGACGCGCTGATCTCTCTCGACATGTCGGAGTTCAGCGAGAAGCACACGGTCTCGCGGCTCTTCGGTTCGCCTCCCGGCTACGTGGGTTACGAAGAGGGCGGCCAGCTGACCGAGAAGGTCCGCCGCAAGCCGTTCTCCGTCGTCCTCTTCGACGAGGTCGAGAAGGCCCACCCGGACATCTTCAACTCGCTGCTGCAGATCCTGGAGGACGGTCGCCTGACCGACTCCCAGGGCCGGGTCGTGGACTTCAAGAACACGGTCATCATCATGACGACCAACCTCGGCACCCGGGACATCTCCAAGGGCTTCAACCTGGGCTTCGCGGCCTCGGGCGACAAGAAGACCAACTACGAGCGCATGAAGAACAAGGTCTCGGACGAGCTCAAGCAGCACTTCCGGCCCGAGTTCCTCAACCGTGTCGACGACGTCGTCGTCTTCCCGCAGCTGACGCAGGAGGACATCCTCGCGATCGTCGACCTGATGATCGGCAAGGTCGACGAGCGCCTGAAGGACCGGGACATGGGCCTCGAGCTCTCCCAGTCCGCCAAGGAACTGCTGTCCAAGAAGGGGTACGACCCCGTGCTGGGCGCCCGGCCGCTGCGCCGGACCATCCAGCGCGAGATCGAGGACACCCTCTCCGAGAAGATCCTCTTCGGCGAGCTGCGCCCCGGCCACATCGTGGTCGTGGACACCGAGGGCGAGGGCGAGACCCAGACCTTCACCTTCCGGGGTGAGGAGAAGGCGGCCCTGCCGGACGTCCCGCCGATCGAGCAGGCGGCCGGCGGTGCCGGGCCGAACCTGAGCAAGGACGCGTAA
- a CDS encoding M23 family metallopeptidase, whose product MSQRVRTPRTRTSQLRVRAAVMAVGVGVSGVLGAGVAAAAGGAQAASAGTATVQTAAAKKAASWVSPVKGYKLSARFAQAGNMWSAKHSGQDFAVKSGTAVAAAHGGTVVKAGGNGAGDGPAYGNAVVIKHGNGTFSQYAHLAKVHVKAGQVVKTGQRIALSGNTGNSSGPHLHFEIRTTANYGSAIDPVAFLRAKGVGV is encoded by the coding sequence ATGTCGCAGCGTGTTCGCACTCCCCGCACCCGTACGTCCCAGCTCCGTGTCCGCGCCGCCGTGATGGCCGTGGGCGTGGGTGTCTCGGGAGTGCTGGGCGCCGGGGTCGCGGCCGCCGCCGGTGGTGCTCAGGCCGCGAGCGCCGGCACCGCCACCGTCCAGACCGCCGCCGCCAAGAAGGCCGCCTCCTGGGTCAGCCCCGTCAAGGGCTACAAGCTGAGCGCGCGGTTCGCGCAGGCCGGCAACATGTGGTCCGCCAAGCACAGCGGCCAGGACTTCGCCGTCAAGAGCGGTACGGCCGTCGCCGCGGCCCACGGCGGTACCGTCGTGAAGGCCGGCGGCAACGGCGCCGGTGACGGCCCGGCGTACGGCAACGCCGTCGTCATCAAGCACGGCAACGGCACGTTCTCGCAGTACGCCCACCTGGCCAAGGTGCACGTGAAGGCCGGGCAGGTCGTCAAGACCGGGCAGCGCATAGCCCTCTCCGGCAACACCGGTAACTCCAGCGGGCCGCACCTGCACTTCGAGATCCGTACGACCGCGAACTACGGCTCCGCCATCGACCCGGTCGCCTTCCTGCGGGCCAAGGGCGTCGGCGTCTGA
- a CDS encoding TetR/AcrR family transcriptional regulator: MSGTTEGEPGAADAAPKRQRRGDTRQRIQDIALELFAEQGYEKTSLREIAERLDVTKAALYYHFKTKEDILISLFQDLQRPIDELIEWAGTQPRTLDTKREILRRYSVALADVAPLFRFMQENQATVRELSIGETFKDRMIRLIDTIKEPDAALTDQVRCTSALFTMHAGMFVLRDIEGDPEEKREAVLEVAIDLVTQAHAATQGS; encoded by the coding sequence ATGAGCGGCACGACAGAGGGCGAGCCGGGCGCGGCGGACGCGGCTCCGAAGCGGCAGCGTCGCGGCGACACCCGTCAGCGCATCCAGGACATCGCCCTCGAACTCTTCGCCGAGCAGGGCTACGAGAAGACCTCGCTACGGGAGATCGCCGAACGCCTCGACGTGACGAAGGCGGCGCTGTACTACCACTTCAAGACCAAGGAAGACATCCTCATCAGCCTCTTCCAGGACCTGCAGCGCCCGATCGACGAACTGATCGAGTGGGCCGGCACCCAGCCGCGCACTCTCGACACCAAGCGGGAGATCCTGCGCCGTTACAGCGTGGCCCTGGCCGACGTCGCCCCGCTCTTCCGCTTCATGCAGGAGAACCAGGCCACGGTGCGTGAGCTGAGCATCGGCGAGACGTTCAAGGACCGCATGATCCGGCTGATCGACACCATCAAGGAACCGGACGCCGCCCTGACCGACCAGGTCCGCTGCACGAGCGCCCTGTTCACCATGCACGCCGGCATGTTCGTCCTCCGCGACATCGAAGGCGACCCCGAGGAGAAGCGCGAGGCAGTCCTGGAGGTCGCCATCGACCTGGTGACGCAGGCCCACGCCGCAACCCAGGGCTCTTGA
- a CDS encoding MDR family MFS transporter yields the protein MDAEKKNEVSGEAETDGPRPRSVRVVLLALMIAMLLAMLDNMIIGTAMPTIVGELGGLEHLSWVVTAYTLATAASTPIWGKLGDLYGRKRVFMTSIVIFLIGSALSGMAQDMGQLIGFRAVQGLGAGGLMVGVMAIIGDLIPPRERGKYQGMMAGVMALAIIAGPLVGGSITDHWGWRWSFYINLPLGIVALIAVSAVLHLPKPSREGRSARNIDYLGAALLTVGITAIVLVTTWGGTEYAWGSAVIMELIALGVTSLVGFVFVQKRAAEPVIPLHIFRSRNFTLMSVIGFFTGFVMFGAVLFLPLYQQSVQGASATNSGLLLLPMLGAMLAVSMVAGRVTTNSGRYKVFPVVGSVLMIVGLFLLAQMDTGTSRVTSGVFMAVLGAGMGCLMQITMLVAQNSVEMKDMGVASSTTTLARTLGSSFGVAIMGALFNSRVQDVMAERAGALGSKVTEQSAQLDAPSMAKLPEAVREAYQYAVSSGTHSAFLLGAVVSVVALVAAVFVKEVPLRGAGASGAGGVEGAGAPGVGGEAGAKEAAAV from the coding sequence ATGGACGCGGAGAAGAAGAACGAAGTGAGCGGTGAAGCCGAGACGGACGGGCCGCGGCCGCGCAGTGTGCGGGTCGTGCTGCTCGCGCTCATGATCGCCATGCTGCTCGCGATGCTCGACAACATGATCATCGGGACCGCGATGCCGACGATCGTGGGCGAGCTGGGCGGCCTCGAACATCTGTCGTGGGTCGTCACCGCGTACACGCTCGCGACCGCCGCCTCCACTCCCATCTGGGGCAAGCTCGGCGACCTCTACGGCCGCAAGCGGGTCTTCATGACCTCGATCGTGATCTTCCTGATCGGGTCGGCGCTGAGCGGGATGGCCCAGGACATGGGCCAGCTCATCGGCTTCCGCGCGGTGCAGGGTCTCGGCGCCGGCGGTCTGATGGTCGGGGTCATGGCGATCATCGGTGACCTGATACCGCCCCGGGAGCGCGGCAAGTACCAGGGCATGATGGCCGGGGTGATGGCCCTCGCCATCATCGCCGGACCGCTGGTGGGCGGGTCCATCACGGACCACTGGGGCTGGCGCTGGTCCTTCTACATCAACCTGCCGCTCGGGATCGTGGCGCTGATCGCCGTCAGCGCCGTACTGCACCTGCCGAAGCCGTCCCGTGAGGGGCGGTCGGCGCGGAACATCGACTATCTGGGCGCGGCGCTGCTGACCGTCGGCATCACGGCGATCGTGCTGGTCACGACGTGGGGCGGGACCGAGTACGCCTGGGGGTCGGCCGTCATCATGGAGCTGATCGCGCTCGGGGTGACCTCGCTGGTCGGGTTCGTGTTCGTGCAGAAGCGGGCGGCCGAGCCGGTGATCCCGCTGCACATCTTCCGCAGCCGGAACTTCACGCTGATGTCCGTGATCGGGTTCTTCACCGGGTTCGTGATGTTCGGCGCGGTGCTGTTCCTGCCGCTGTACCAGCAGTCCGTGCAGGGCGCGTCCGCGACGAACTCCGGGCTGTTGCTGCTGCCGATGCTGGGGGCGATGCTCGCGGTGTCGATGGTGGCCGGGCGGGTGACCACGAACAGCGGCCGTTACAAGGTCTTCCCGGTCGTCGGGAGCGTCCTGATGATCGTGGGGCTGTTCCTGCTGGCGCAGATGGACACGGGGACGAGCCGGGTGACGTCCGGGGTGTTCATGGCCGTGCTGGGTGCCGGTATGGGATGCCTGATGCAGATCACCATGCTGGTCGCGCAGAACAGCGTCGAGATGAAGGACATGGGCGTCGCGTCCTCGACCACCACGCTGGCCCGGACGCTCGGGTCGTCGTTCGGGGTCGCGATCATGGGTGCGCTGTTCAACAGCCGGGTGCAGGACGTGATGGCCGAGCGGGCCGGGGCGCTGGGGTCCAAGGTGACCGAGCAGTCCGCGCAGTTGGACGCGCCGAGTATGGCGAAGCTCCCGGAGGCGGTGCGGGAGGCGTACCAGTACGCGGTGTCCTCCGGGACGCACTCGGCGTTCTTGCTGGGGGCGGTGGTGTCCGTGGTGGCGCTGGTGGCTGCGGTGTTCGTGAAGGAGGTGCCGTTGCGGGGGGCGGGGGCCTCCGGCGCGGGCGGGGTTGAGGGGGCTGGGGCGCCTGGGGTCGGCGGGGAGGCCGGGGCGAAGGAGGCTGCGGCCGTCTGA
- the cseC gene encoding two-component system sensor histidine kinase CseC: MELRGIRRGPAPEATRAPDRPSGTRPASGPASERASGAASGSASGIRTGLRWQLSAAIALVGALVAVALSLVVHNAARVSMLDNSRDLADERIQVAQRMYESGRPLKSGAFGVKLDDPDIPKDLLAKVSEGRRATYVSEGENGVPDIWAAVPLKDKRVLSLHTDFTDHSSAVMRDLDQALLIGSIAVVFGGSALGVLIGGQMSRRLRKAAAAAHEVAKGESDVRVQDAIGGVVRDETAELARAVDAMADTLRQRIEAERRVTADIAHELRTPVTGLLTAAELLPPGRPSELVRDRAQAMRTLVEDVLEVARLDGASERAELQDIMLGEFVARRVAAKNADVRVRVVHESEVTTDPRRLERVLLNLLANAAKHGRPPIEVSVEGRVIRVRDHGPGFPEELLAEGPRRFRTGASDRAGQGHGLGLTIAAGQARVLGARLTFRNIRPPGSPHTVPAEGAVAVLWLPEHAPTNTGSYPMLPLTTDT; the protein is encoded by the coding sequence ATGGAGCTGAGGGGGATACGCAGAGGGCCGGCGCCGGAGGCGACCCGCGCCCCCGACCGCCCGTCCGGCACGAGGCCCGCCTCGGGGCCCGCCTCGGAGCGGGCGTCAGGGGCGGCCTCGGGGTCGGCCTCGGGCATCCGGACCGGGTTGCGCTGGCAGTTGAGCGCGGCGATCGCCCTGGTCGGCGCGCTGGTGGCGGTCGCGCTGAGCCTGGTGGTGCACAACGCGGCGCGCGTCTCGATGCTCGACAACTCACGCGACCTGGCCGACGAGCGCATCCAGGTCGCCCAGCGCATGTACGAGTCGGGCCGCCCGCTGAAGTCGGGCGCCTTCGGGGTGAAGCTCGACGACCCCGACATCCCGAAGGACCTGCTGGCCAAGGTCAGCGAGGGGCGTCGGGCCACGTACGTGTCCGAGGGCGAGAACGGGGTGCCCGACATCTGGGCGGCGGTCCCGCTGAAGGACAAGCGGGTCCTGTCCCTGCACACCGATTTCACCGACCACAGCTCGGCGGTGATGCGGGACCTCGACCAGGCGCTGCTCATCGGCTCGATCGCGGTCGTCTTCGGCGGCTCGGCCCTCGGCGTCCTCATCGGCGGCCAGATGTCCCGCCGGCTGCGCAAGGCGGCGGCCGCCGCGCACGAGGTGGCCAAGGGCGAGTCGGACGTACGGGTGCAGGACGCGATCGGCGGTGTCGTACGCGACGAGACCGCGGAGCTGGCGCGGGCCGTGGACGCCATGGCCGACACCCTGCGGCAGCGCATCGAGGCGGAGCGCCGGGTGACGGCGGACATCGCCCACGAGCTGCGTACGCCGGTGACGGGGCTGCTGACGGCCGCGGAACTGCTGCCTCCGGGGCGCCCCTCCGAGCTGGTCCGGGACCGGGCCCAGGCGATGCGCACGCTCGTCGAGGACGTGCTGGAGGTGGCCCGCCTGGACGGGGCCTCCGAGCGGGCCGAGTTGCAGGACATCATGCTGGGTGAGTTCGTGGCGCGGCGGGTGGCGGCGAAGAACGCGGACGTGCGGGTGCGGGTGGTGCACGAGTCCGAGGTGACGACCGACCCCCGCCGTCTGGAACGGGTGCTGCTGAACCTGCTGGCCAACGCGGCGAAGCACGGTCGGCCGCCGATCGAGGTGTCCGTCGAGGGTCGCGTCATCCGGGTCCGCGACCATGGGCCCGGCTTCCCGGAGGAGCTGCTCGCCGAGGGGCCCCGCCGCTTCCGCACCGGTGCGTCCGACCGGGCGGGCCAGGGGCACGGCCTCGGCCTCACCATCGCCGCCGGCCAGGCCCGCGTCCTCGGCGCCCGCCTCACCTTCCGCAACATCCGCCCGCCCGGTTCCCCGCACACGGTCCCTGCGGAGGGCGCGGTCGCCGTCCTCTGGCTCCCGGAACACGCCCCGACGAACACGGGGAGCTACCCGATGCTCCCGCTGACGACCGACACGTAG
- the cseB gene encoding two-component system response regulator CseB, which translates to MAEQTHVLFVEDDDVIREATQLALERDGFAVTAMPDGLSGLEAFRADRPDIALLDVMVPGLDGVSLCRRIRDESTVPVIMLSARADSIDVVLGLEAGADDYVTKPFDGAVLVARIRAVLRRFGHASGGDAKAEEAGAAGTGGVLTFGELGELVIDTVGMEVRKSGEPVALTPTEMRLLLEFSSAPGTVLSRDKLLERVWDYGWGGDTRVVDVHVQRLRAKIGQDRIETVRGFGYKLKA; encoded by the coding sequence ATGGCAGAGCAGACCCATGTCCTGTTCGTCGAGGACGACGACGTCATCCGCGAGGCCACCCAGCTCGCCCTGGAGCGGGACGGCTTCGCGGTCACGGCCATGCCCGACGGGCTGTCGGGGCTGGAGGCGTTCCGTGCGGACCGGCCCGACATCGCCCTCCTCGACGTGATGGTCCCGGGCCTGGACGGGGTCTCCCTGTGTCGCCGCATCCGTGACGAGTCGACCGTCCCGGTGATCATGCTCTCCGCGCGCGCCGACTCCATCGACGTGGTGCTGGGCCTGGAGGCGGGCGCCGACGACTACGTGACCAAGCCGTTCGACGGTGCCGTCCTGGTCGCCCGGATCCGCGCGGTGCTGCGCCGCTTCGGCCACGCGAGCGGCGGTGACGCCAAGGCGGAGGAGGCGGGCGCCGCGGGCACCGGCGGGGTGCTCACCTTCGGCGAACTCGGTGAACTGGTGATCGACACCGTGGGCATGGAGGTACGGAAGTCCGGGGAGCCGGTGGCCCTGACACCGACCGAGATGCGCCTGCTGCTGGAGTTCTCCTCCGCCCCGGGCACGGTTCTCTCCCGCGACAAGCTGCTCGAACGCGTGTGGGACTACGGCTGGGGCGGTGACACCCGGGTCGTCGACGTCCACGTCCAGCGGCTGCGCGCGAAGATCGGCCAGGACCGGATCGAGACGGTCCGCGGCTTCGGCTACAAGCTCAAGGCCTGA